In the Dioscorea cayenensis subsp. rotundata cultivar TDr96_F1 chromosome 12, TDr96_F1_v2_PseudoChromosome.rev07_lg8_w22 25.fasta, whole genome shotgun sequence genome, one interval contains:
- the LOC120273312 gene encoding uncharacterized protein LOC120273312, giving the protein MANKTMVLKLLIDTKANRVLFAEAGKEVVDFLFTLLGLPLGSIVKLLSKSQMIGSIGNIYSSLENLDFTYIQPHQDKDILLSPQVKEQKQCENNLRLLLPDPAKVEAYYRCRSCRDYVSKVCGIECPSCSGKMDKMLRFVHESGMASGMASGNGVGEEGLVKGVVTYTIMDDLTVTPMSTISGITLLSKFNVKNVDVLMEKNISLGMQEVVFQFVEYVDESIFFTCFCFQALELLKASLASKTVLTDVFLAGKQ; this is encoded by the coding sequence ATGGCTAACAAAACAATGGTCCTGAAGCTGCTCATAGATACTAAAGCAAACAGAGTCCTGTTTGCTGAAGCTGGGAAAGAAGTGGTGGATTTCCTCTTTACTCTTCTTGGATTGCCATTAGGCTCCATAGTGAAGCTCCTGAGCAAGAGTCAGATGATAGGATCTATTGGAAATATCTACAGCAGCCTGGAGAATTTGGATTTCACTTATATCCAGCCTCATCAAGATAAGGACATCCTACTTAGTCCACAGGTAAAGGAACAGAAACAGTGCGAGAACAATCTCCGCTTACTATTACCAGATCCTGCAAAAGTTGAGGCTTACTATAGGTGTCGCAGTTGCCGTGATTATGTTAGTAAAGTTTGCGGTATTGAATGTCCTTCATGTAGTGGCAAAATGGACAAAATGTTGCGGTTTGTGCATGAGTCTGGAATGGCGTCTGGAATGGCATCCGGAAATGGTGTAGGAGAAGAAGGTTTAGTTAAGGGTGTGGTTACTTACACTATAATGGATGATCTTACTGTGACTCCAATGTCCACCATCTCCGGCATCACTTTGCTCAGCAAGTTCAATGTCAAGAATGTTGATGTTCTCATGGAGAAGAACATTAGCTTGGGAATGCAAGAggttgtgtttcaatttgtagAATATGTAGATGAATCAATATTTTTCACGTGCTTTTGTTTCCAGGCTTTGGAGCTGCTGAAGGCCTCCTTGGCGTCCAAGACTGTCCTCACTGATGTGTTCTTGGCCGGCAAACAGTAG
- the LOC120273716 gene encoding polygalacturonase inhibitor-like — protein sequence MATFFPLFSTLLLLFLSTSPAIAGKCNKEDKKALISIKSHFNNAYHFASWTNTSACCDWYGVECSPNSDRVTGLYVIQDSLAGTIPSAIGDLPFLTSLRFHKLPNLTGSIPSSITKLHNLFLLMLSWNSLSGPIPSFLSSLTSLTDLDLSFNQFSGEIPPSLSSLPILSALHLDRNNLSGSIPSSFSSFKSSPDLYLSHNNLSGDASFLFFASSSVTIIDLNRNKLSFNLSSVTSFPVNITYLDLNHNMIFGSIPNSINELTGPITMFNVSYNRLCGEIPQGAVTSKFDEFSYFHNKCLCGPPLPACKS from the coding sequence ATGGCCACTTTCTTCCCACTCTTCTCcaccctcctcctcctcttcctctcaaCTTCTCCGGCGATCGCCGGAAAATGcaacaaagaagacaaaaaagCTCTCATTTCCATCAAATCCCACTTCAACAATGCCTACCACTTCGCCTCCTGGACCAACACCAGCGCCTGCTGCGACTGGTATGGCGTTGAATGCTCACCCAACTCCGACCGTGTCACCGGCCTCTACGTCATCCAAGACTCATTGGCCGGCACCATCCCATCCGCCATCGGCGACCTCCCCTTCCTCACCTCCCTCCGTTTCCACAAGCTCCCCAACCTCACCGGCTCCATCCCATCCTCCATTACCAAGCTCCACAACCTCTTCCTCCTCATGCTCAGCTGGAACTCTCTCTCCGGTCCCATCCCTTCATTCCTCTCCTCCCTCACATCCCTCACAGACCTTGACCTCTCCTTCAACCAGTTCTCAGGCGAGATCCCTccttctctctcctctctcccTATCCTCTCAGCTCTCCACCTTGACCGTAACAACCTCTCCGGATccattccttcttctttctcctcttttaAGTCCTCACCGGATCTTTATCTCTCTCATAACAACCTCTCCGGCGACGCCTCCTTCTTGTTCTTCGCTTCTAGTTCTGTGACTATAATTGATTTGAACAGGAATAAGTTGAGTTTTAATCTCTCTTCGGTGACCAGTTTTCCGGTGAATATCACTTATTTGGACTTGAACCATAACATGATCTTTGGGAGCATTCCAAACTCAATTAATGAGTTGACCGGACCAATAACCATGTTCAATGTTAGTTACAATCGGCTTTGCGGCGAGATCCCGCAGGGAGCGGTGACGTCCAAGTTTGATGAGTTTTCTTACTTTCATAATAAGTGTCTCTGTGGACCTCCACTTCCTGCATGCAAGTCATGA